One Defluviitoga tunisiensis genomic window carries:
- a CDS encoding DegT/DnrJ/EryC1/StrS family aminotransferase produces MFVPLSGTDITDLEINCVLDVLNSGRLALGPYLDKFETIVKDYVNSTYSVAVNSGTSALHLILRSLGFKSGDKMIVTPFTFISSANVSLFENGKPVFIDIDHKTYNMSTANLKHFVEVEYQGDVSYFMGVDIFGIPLEWDNIYEILPNEIKIIEDSCEALGGEYKNQKLGTFGDAGAFAFYPNKQITTGEGGIIVTDHEEIYDLCKSMSNQGRGKNGEWLISERLGYNYRMDEMSAALGYAQMKRINEISKKRKQKADNYFELFKNDGRVVLPYIPQEVTQESWFVFVLRLNLEWLSQFLNIPKWVQDFDIPIRIEGEKNQKEWHNLIKQLRAILNNLLKKLNNKGVQSKNYFYPLHLQPFYKKLFGYDEGDFPITELVSSLTVAIPFFSNITFEQQTYVHKIISDSLEEIKDEASI; encoded by the coding sequence TTGTTTGTTCCTCTATCTGGAACTGATATAACAGATCTAGAAATTAATTGTGTCTTAGACGTTTTAAATTCTGGCAGATTAGCTTTAGGACCTTACCTGGATAAATTTGAGACAATTGTAAAGGATTATGTTAATAGTACTTATTCGGTTGCAGTGAATAGTGGAACTTCTGCGCTACATTTAATTTTGAGATCTTTAGGCTTTAAGAGCGGAGATAAAATGATTGTAACCCCGTTTACTTTTATTTCTTCTGCTAACGTCTCACTTTTTGAAAATGGTAAACCCGTTTTTATAGATATTGATCATAAAACTTATAATATGTCTACAGCAAACCTAAAACATTTTGTTGAAGTAGAATACCAAGGGGATGTTTCTTATTTCATGGGAGTCGATATATTCGGAATTCCTCTTGAGTGGGATAATATTTATGAAATATTACCGAATGAAATTAAAATAATTGAAGACTCTTGCGAAGCTCTTGGTGGAGAATATAAAAATCAGAAATTAGGGACCTTCGGAGATGCTGGGGCATTTGCTTTTTACCCTAATAAACAAATAACAACCGGTGAAGGAGGCATTATTGTCACAGATCATGAAGAAATATATGATTTATGTAAATCAATGTCAAACCAAGGAAGAGGGAAAAATGGTGAATGGTTAATAAGCGAACGTTTAGGATACAATTATAGAATGGATGAGATGTCCGCTGCTTTAGGTTATGCTCAAATGAAAAGAATTAACGAAATAAGTAAAAAAAGAAAACAGAAAGCTGATAACTATTTTGAGTTGTTTAAAAACGACGGTAGGGTAGTACTTCCTTATATCCCTCAAGAAGTTACTCAAGAAAGTTGGTTCGTATTTGTTTTAAGATTAAACTTAGAATGGCTTTCACAATTTTTGAATATCCCGAAATGGGTTCAAGACTTCGATATCCCTATAAGAATTGAAGGAGAAAAAAATCAAAAAGAATGGCACAATTTGATAAAGCAATTACGTGCTATTTTAAATAATTTACTTAAAAAATTAAATAATAAAGGAGTCCAATCAAAGAATTATTTTTATCCTTTACATCTTCAACCATTTTATAAAAAGTTATTTGGATATGATGAGGGTGATTTCCCAATAACAGAATTAGTGTCTTCACTAACCGTTGCTATACCTTTCTTTAGCAACATTACATTTGAACAACAAACTTATGTTCATAAAATTATTTCAGATAGTTTAGAGGAGATTAAGGATGAAGCATCTATCTAA
- a CDS encoding alpha/beta hydrolase: MYFFDKIPENTYVSPISKELYIKGDRNEAVLLLHGYTGSPHDMYYLGKELNKGGFTVYIPRLPGHGTNSQDFLNSNWHDWLRKSLESYLNLKSYYEKVYVIGLSMGGVLTALIAEKFEPEKIVLAAPAFIATDWRIKLTPFFKYFIKKVPKNNPPVFEDERLNYLAQQYWNYDWPSKAAELYKLQKMATKNLSKITSDTFIILSKKDDAVPFYVKDLIENNIKSKKTFLILENSGHVVVNDSEREKVAQETLKWLKIE; encoded by the coding sequence TTGTATTTTTTTGATAAAATACCAGAAAATACGTATGTTTCACCTATCTCAAAAGAACTATATATTAAAGGCGATCGAAATGAAGCTGTTTTATTATTGCATGGTTATACTGGCTCTCCACATGATATGTATTATTTGGGGAAGGAGCTTAATAAAGGTGGATTTACCGTATACATTCCTCGACTTCCAGGACACGGAACTAATTCACAAGATTTTTTAAATTCTAATTGGCATGATTGGCTAAGAAAATCATTAGAGTCCTACTTAAATTTAAAATCTTACTATGAAAAAGTGTATGTTATAGGATTATCAATGGGTGGAGTTTTGACAGCCCTTATTGCAGAAAAATTTGAACCTGAAAAGATTGTTTTAGCTGCACCTGCTTTTATTGCTACCGATTGGAGAATCAAATTGACACCTTTCTTTAAATATTTCATTAAGAAAGTCCCAAAAAATAATCCTCCTGTTTTTGAGGATGAAAGATTAAATTATCTTGCTCAGCAGTATTGGAATTATGATTGGCCTTCAAAGGCTGCAGAACTTTATAAACTTCAAAAAATGGCTACAAAAAATCTTTCAAAGATTACTTCTGATACCTTTATAATACTTTCAAAAAAGGATGACGCAGTACCTTTTTACGTCAAAGATCTCATTGAAAATAATATAAAATCGAAGAAAACTTTCTTAATTCTCGAAAATAGTGGTCATGTTGTTGTTAACGATAGTGAAAGAGAAAAAGTTGCACAAGAAACATTAAAATGGTTAAAAATCGAATAA
- a CDS encoding nucleoside-diphosphate sugar epimerase/dehydratase, translating to MKHLSKRSFKLIIIDYLLFFVSYIIAMFIRFQFDFSEMIKYLSPVILFPLIMVGAFYFGGIYQYIWRFATLNELKPIFKSTLIGFLINIFLFEALRRYVTSFFILPFSVAATASLVGVVLVSISRIYWFSKYSKKDKKQTYGTKRIIIIGAGDAGTELLDEFERHPEEGKVVGFLDDDPEKIGRIIRGYPVLGTTSEVMRFVEKLNVNEVIIAIPSATSSQIKRIINYIDTTKVRLKTLPGILEILDNKLSLGFLRDVDISDLLGRKEIKVNLKEIKNYIKDKNILVTGAGGSIGSEICRQVLPMNPKTLFLLGKGENSIFDIKNELQEKFPDSNIEEIIADVSDENRIRHLFSKYKFDVVFHAAAHKHVPLMQKNPTEALKVNSLGTYYVAKVAREYGVERFVFISTDKAIKPTSIMGASKRLAEKIIKSISNSSKTNYGIVRFGNVLGSRGSVIPIFKEQIKKGGPVTVTHPKMKRYFMTIPEAVSLVLQCGQFAQNAEIYVLDMGEPINIDHLARDLIKLSGYIPDQDIKIVYTGVRPGEKLYEELFSKDEDFEKTKNERIFIAKSNNDILLEEDLEALIKQINKIIIEYDYNEMKNLFKQYIPDSNVIFSEII from the coding sequence ATGAAGCATCTATCTAAAAGATCTTTCAAACTAATTATCATTGATTATCTTTTATTTTTTGTTTCATACATAATAGCAATGTTCATACGTTTTCAATTTGATTTTTCTGAAATGATAAAATATTTATCTCCTGTAATACTCTTTCCATTAATTATGGTAGGAGCATTTTATTTTGGAGGAATTTATCAATATATTTGGCGATTTGCTACATTAAATGAATTAAAACCTATTTTTAAGAGCACACTTATAGGCTTTCTCATAAACATATTTCTTTTTGAAGCTTTAAGAAGATATGTAACAAGTTTTTTTATACTACCTTTTAGTGTAGCTGCAACAGCTTCGTTAGTTGGAGTAGTTCTAGTTTCAATAAGTCGTATTTACTGGTTTTCAAAATACTCTAAAAAAGATAAAAAACAAACATATGGAACTAAAAGAATTATAATAATAGGTGCTGGAGATGCTGGTACAGAACTATTAGACGAATTTGAAAGACATCCAGAAGAAGGCAAAGTCGTTGGCTTTTTAGATGATGATCCTGAAAAAATAGGAAGAATTATTAGAGGATATCCGGTTTTGGGAACAACATCCGAAGTCATGAGATTTGTTGAAAAACTTAATGTAAACGAGGTAATAATTGCTATTCCCAGTGCAACCTCTTCACAAATTAAAAGAATTATAAACTATATAGACACAACAAAAGTTAGATTAAAAACCCTACCCGGAATATTAGAAATACTAGATAATAAACTTTCTTTAGGATTTTTAAGAGATGTTGATATCTCAGACCTTTTAGGTAGAAAAGAAATAAAGGTAAATCTCAAAGAAATCAAAAATTATATTAAAGATAAAAACATACTTGTAACTGGTGCTGGAGGAAGTATTGGCTCAGAGATATGTAGACAGGTCCTTCCTATGAATCCTAAAACACTTTTTTTACTTGGAAAAGGAGAAAACAGTATTTTTGATATAAAAAATGAATTACAAGAAAAGTTCCCAGATTCGAATATTGAAGAAATTATTGCAGATGTCTCAGATGAAAACAGAATTAGACATCTCTTTTCTAAATACAAATTTGATGTGGTATTTCATGCTGCTGCACATAAGCATGTACCTTTAATGCAAAAAAATCCTACAGAAGCATTAAAAGTTAACTCCTTAGGAACATATTATGTTGCTAAAGTTGCAAGAGAATATGGAGTTGAAAGATTCGTTTTTATATCTACAGACAAAGCCATAAAACCTACTTCAATAATGGGGGCATCTAAAAGACTTGCTGAAAAAATCATAAAATCTATTTCAAACTCTTCTAAAACTAATTATGGTATAGTTAGATTTGGAAATGTTCTTGGAAGTAGAGGAAGTGTGATTCCTATATTTAAGGAACAAATAAAAAAAGGTGGACCTGTTACTGTCACACATCCAAAAATGAAACGTTACTTTATGACTATCCCTGAGGCTGTATCTTTAGTACTTCAATGTGGGCAGTTTGCACAAAACGCAGAGATTTATGTTTTAGACATGGGAGAACCAATAAATATAGATCATCTAGCAAGAGACCTGATAAAACTATCTGGTTATATCCCCGATCAAGATATTAAGATAGTGTATACAGGTGTTAGACCAGGAGAAAAACTTTATGAAGAACTATTTTCAAAAGACGAGGATTTTGAAAAAACAAAAAATGAACGAATTTTTATTGCAAAATCCAATAATGACATTTTACTTGAAGAAGATTTAGAAGCACTAATAAAACAAATTAACAAAATAATTATCGAATATGATTATAATGAAATGAAAAATCTATTTAAACAATACATTCCCGATTCCAATGTTATTTTTTCGGAAATTATATAA
- a CDS encoding ABC transporter ATP-binding protein yields the protein MIALEVSNLVKKYGDFEAIKNISFEVRQGEIFGLIGPNGAGKTTTLRTISTLIQITSGYIKVYGYDVKKEGSHVRKIISYLPEDAGAYRNLTGKEYLEFVAKFFTKDKNSLKKMTDKGIEIANLNERINAKIDTYSKGMMRKLLIARAMMTEPKLAILDEPSSGLDVINAREVRKIIKESVNNGKAVLLSSHNMLEVEYMCDRIALINSGKIVEVGTPKELKEKYQAPNIEDVFIEVIK from the coding sequence ATGATAGCTTTAGAAGTGTCTAATTTGGTAAAAAAATACGGGGATTTTGAGGCAATAAAAAATATCTCTTTTGAAGTGCGTCAAGGTGAAATTTTTGGATTGATAGGCCCCAATGGTGCAGGAAAAACTACAACATTAAGAACAATCTCAACTTTAATTCAAATCACCTCGGGATATATAAAAGTTTATGGTTATGACGTAAAAAAAGAAGGATCTCATGTAAGAAAAATTATTAGTTATTTACCGGAGGATGCAGGTGCCTATAGAAATTTAACTGGAAAAGAATATTTGGAGTTTGTTGCTAAATTTTTCACCAAAGACAAAAATAGTTTAAAAAAGATGACAGATAAAGGTATTGAAATTGCAAATCTTAATGAAAGAATAAATGCAAAAATTGATACCTATAGCAAAGGAATGATGAGAAAACTATTAATCGCTAGAGCTATGATGACAGAACCTAAATTAGCAATTTTAGATGAACCTTCTTCAGGGTTAGATGTTATTAATGCACGTGAAGTCAGAAAAATAATTAAAGAAAGCGTTAATAACGGAAAAGCTGTTTTACTATCTTCGCACAATATGTTAGAAGTAGAATATATGTGTGACAGAATTGCTCTAATAAACTCAGGAAAAATCGTTGAAGTTGGAACTCCAAAAGAATTAAAAGAAAAATACCAAGCCCCAAATATTGAAGATGTGTTTATCGAGGTGATTAAATAA
- a CDS encoding L-lactate dehydrogenase, whose amino-acid sequence MKISIIGIGRVGSSTAFAIVNKALVEELVLIDMNKNLAEGEALDLLHASSFHKRTVIRAGDYEDITGSNIIIITAGAAQKPGETRLDLVLKNAKIIQEISQNIKKYAPNSIVINITNPVDVMSYVAWKTTGFESNRVIGTGTILDTARLRALIGYNCGISPMSIHAYIIGEHGDSELAVWSSAMIGGVPITNFCEDCPFEQKCNLQLEEIFEEVKNSAYKIIEKKGATNYGIASATAALAEAIIKNEGRVFTPSVLVDNVYIGYPAIINKDGIERIVNISLNEEENEKFEVSKNIIKEYIEKINI is encoded by the coding sequence ATGAAAATTAGTATAATCGGAATAGGAAGAGTAGGTTCAAGCACCGCATTTGCTATTGTTAATAAGGCATTGGTTGAAGAATTAGTACTAATTGATATGAATAAAAATCTAGCTGAAGGGGAGGCTTTAGATCTTCTACACGCCTCAAGCTTTCATAAACGTACTGTAATAAGAGCTGGAGACTATGAAGATATAACAGGCAGTAACATAATAATAATAACTGCTGGTGCGGCTCAAAAACCAGGTGAAACAAGACTAGATTTAGTTTTAAAGAATGCTAAAATAATCCAAGAAATATCTCAAAATATTAAAAAATATGCTCCAAATAGTATCGTTATAAATATTACTAACCCTGTTGATGTTATGAGTTATGTTGCTTGGAAAACAACGGGCTTTGAATCTAACAGAGTAATTGGAACTGGTACTATATTAGATACAGCAAGACTTAGAGCATTGATTGGTTACAATTGTGGAATTTCACCTATGAGTATCCATGCCTACATAATAGGTGAACACGGTGATTCTGAATTAGCAGTATGGAGTTCTGCTATGATTGGAGGAGTTCCTATAACAAATTTCTGTGAAGATTGTCCTTTTGAACAAAAATGTAATTTGCAGTTAGAAGAAATTTTTGAAGAGGTTAAAAATTCAGCCTATAAGATAATAGAAAAAAAGGGAGCGACCAATTATGGTATAGCTTCTGCTACCGCTGCACTTGCAGAAGCTATAATAAAAAATGAAGGAAGAGTATTCACTCCATCAGTATTAGTAGACAATGTATATATTGGATATCCAGCTATAATTAATAAAGATGGAATAGAAAGAATTGTTAATATTTCGTTGAACGAAGAAGAAAACGAAAAATTTGAGGTATCAAAGAATATAATCAAAGAATATATAGAAAAAATTAATATCTAA
- a CDS encoding ABC transporter ATP-binding protein: MIKAINLTKRFKDFTAVDSINLLIKPGEIYGFLGPNGAGKTTTIRMLTGTLKPTSGEVLIMEKSYKDYELEIKRNIGVVPDEPKMYENLKGSEFIEFIINVYKLDPKEAYNRFEEICEAFNIDYINNFIGDYSHGMKQKLMVASVLMRKPKVIFLDEPTVGLDAKATKILKEILHKYKEEGCCIFLTTHILEIAEKMCDRIGIIDHGRIIAEGTLEELRTLSKTGSTSLEDIFLELTGGEEIMDIIKDL, from the coding sequence TTGATAAAAGCAATTAATCTTACAAAAAGATTTAAAGATTTTACTGCCGTCGATTCAATCAATTTGCTAATAAAACCTGGTGAGATATATGGATTCCTTGGACCAAACGGTGCAGGAAAAACTACTACTATTCGTATGCTAACAGGAACTTTAAAACCTACATCTGGTGAAGTTTTAATAATGGAAAAAAGCTATAAAGATTATGAGTTAGAAATAAAAAGAAACATAGGTGTCGTTCCTGATGAACCTAAGATGTATGAGAACCTTAAGGGTAGTGAATTCATTGAATTTATTATAAACGTATATAAACTAGATCCCAAAGAAGCTTACAATAGATTTGAAGAAATTTGTGAAGCTTTCAACATAGACTATATCAACAATTTTATCGGAGACTACTCACACGGTATGAAACAGAAATTAATGGTTGCATCTGTTTTGATGAGGAAACCAAAAGTAATATTTTTAGATGAACCAACTGTAGGTTTAGACGCAAAGGCTACAAAAATACTTAAAGAAATTCTTCATAAATACAAAGAAGAAGGTTGTTGCATATTTTTAACCACTCATATTCTAGAGATTGCAGAAAAAATGTGTGACAGAATAGGAATAATTGATCATGGTAGAATAATCGCAGAAGGAACTCTTGAAGAACTTCGAACCCTTTCAAAAACTGGAAGTACAAGTTTGGAGGATATATTCTTAGAACTAACCGGTGGGGAAGAAATAATGGATATCATCAAAGATTTATAA
- a CDS encoding ABC transporter permease, whose translation MFFNMFKKELKEVLTIGSIISIAAMSFVFAMIGQSVGNIEEKLEVKPAIGLINNDNGIFGIISTQILQETSDIIYNGSDKSAGLQEVIAEKGIALIEIPSDFSDSIYNNEQGKLNINWVVQGVGPFDGISSDVLDYVLNAVEKEISKIIITQELDLDPNLILNPLTTSQTTFLKEKEFRGLSPNELINTFSTQSYLIPTLIMMIIMMSGSSIISSMGLEKENKTLETLLTLPVKRNYIILSKIIASTISGLILAAIYMVGMTYYMKSFSFSGVVDLQAYNLTLNIYDYTLMGLSVFMSLLAGLSLCLALGSFAKDYKSAQSLLFPVTVLAVFSMLMTMFMDFSTMPTFIKIFIFIIPFSHPMMAMKSLMLKEYALVISGIIYSSIFAAIMIIITILIFNSDRLLVGKLQKNKKSAKNLVS comes from the coding sequence ATGTTTTTTAACATGTTTAAGAAAGAATTAAAAGAAGTTTTGACGATCGGTTCAATTATTTCAATAGCTGCTATGTCATTCGTTTTTGCTATGATCGGTCAAAGTGTTGGAAATATAGAAGAAAAGCTTGAAGTTAAACCGGCTATTGGCTTAATTAATAATGACAATGGTATATTTGGTATAATCTCAACACAAATTTTACAGGAAACTTCTGATATTATTTACAATGGTTCTGACAAAAGTGCTGGTTTACAAGAGGTAATTGCTGAAAAGGGAATTGCCTTGATTGAAATTCCTTCTGATTTCTCTGACTCCATTTATAACAACGAACAGGGTAAACTCAACATCAATTGGGTTGTTCAAGGAGTTGGTCCTTTTGATGGTATTTCGTCAGATGTATTAGACTATGTTTTAAATGCTGTTGAAAAAGAAATATCTAAGATCATAATTACACAAGAACTAGATTTAGATCCTAATTTAATCTTAAATCCTTTAACAACATCCCAAACTACGTTCTTGAAAGAAAAAGAATTTAGAGGACTATCTCCTAATGAACTCATCAATACTTTTAGCACACAGTCTTATCTCATACCAACACTAATTATGATGATTATTATGATGTCAGGATCATCTATTATTTCTTCAATGGGATTAGAAAAAGAAAACAAAACCTTAGAAACTTTGTTAACTCTACCCGTAAAGAGAAATTATATAATCTTAAGTAAAATAATTGCAAGTACAATAAGTGGACTAATTCTTGCAGCTATTTACATGGTTGGAATGACTTATTACATGAAGTCTTTTTCTTTTTCCGGTGTGGTAGATTTACAAGCATATAATTTAACCCTTAATATCTATGATTACACACTTATGGGACTCTCTGTTTTCATGTCACTTTTAGCAGGATTATCACTATGTTTGGCGTTAGGTTCTTTTGCCAAAGATTACAAGAGTGCCCAATCTTTGCTCTTTCCAGTAACTGTATTGGCAGTCTTTTCTATGCTTATGACAATGTTTATGGATTTTTCAACGATGCCTACTTTTATCAAAATTTTCATTTTTATTATTCCTTTCTCGCATCCGATGATGGCTATGAAATCTTTGATGTTAAAAGAATACGCTCTTGTCATATCTGGTATTATTTATTCTAGTATCTTTGCTGCAATAATGATAATAATTACAATATTAATATTTAACAGCGATAGATTACTGGTTGGCAAACTTCAGAAAAACAAAAAAAGCGCTAAAAATCTTGTTTCATAA
- the uvrA gene encoding excinuclease ABC subunit UvrA: protein MEKWIRIIGAREHNLKNIDIQIPKNTFTVITGLSGSGKSTLALDTIYAEGQRRYLESVSTYARQFLGNLKKPDVELIEGLSPAIAIEQKSVSHNPRSTVGTITEIYDYIRVLFARVGKAFCPKCEIPLESSTVDEIVDNIYKNFKEDARLYIFAPIAKEKKGEFRKEISNMKISGFKRLEIDGELFDLDEVDSLTKTVRHTINLLVDRIKLRKDNFERIYEAVEIALKEGEGFVEIREVDKDEKVLSIQMFSENLACPKCGYSFPEINPKLFSFNSPYGACPECHGLGFKLEVEPDYIFDMNKSLEDGAAMNMGKDTFMVNMMKEVVRSYGEDPSKKLKDMPQKIINALLYGTNREIDFSFSKSNGESYEFTREFEGMVNWYERRYRETDSKEIKDWIENNFMIQKTCQTCKGKRLREEALSVKLNGYNIYDITEIPIGELKVFFETLHLSEFEMEIVRELLREIKRRLTFLVDVGLDYLTLGRNATTLSGGESQRVRLATQIGSGLTGVTYVLDEPTIGLHQRDNDKLIDTLEKLRDLDNTVIVVEHDENVIRSSDYIIDLGPGAGANGGRVIYQGPTNKLIENPGNSLTGKYLAGQKTIEILEKKRVEKNQSLKIIGASHNNLKNIDVEIPLGKFVVVTGVSGSGKSSLIMDTLYPALQKELYNSKTRPGKYQKIEGLEYIDSVISIDQSPIGRTPRSNPATYTGVFDFIREVFAQTPEAKIRGYDKGRFSFNVKGGRCEACKGHGVLKIEMQFLPDVYVTCDVCKGKRYNKETLKVTYKGKNISDVLDMTVDEALDFFRNLPAINNILQLLQDVGLGYIRLGQPATTLSGGEAQRIKLTSELRKKATGNTIYILDEPTTGLHFEDIKKLLKVLNLLVEKGNTVIVIEHELDIIKNADYIIDLGPDGGENGGRVVAIGTPEDIVESGTYTGYYLSKVLEKNVNKVVNK from the coding sequence ATGGAAAAGTGGATTAGAATAATTGGGGCGAGAGAACATAATTTAAAAAACATTGATATTCAAATACCTAAGAATACATTTACTGTAATAACTGGTTTATCAGGTTCAGGAAAATCTACTTTAGCGCTAGATACTATATATGCTGAAGGTCAAAGAAGATATTTAGAGTCTGTTTCAACATATGCTAGACAATTCTTAGGAAATTTAAAAAAACCAGACGTTGAATTAATAGAAGGCCTTTCACCCGCAATTGCAATTGAACAAAAATCTGTTAGTCATAATCCAAGATCTACTGTAGGAACCATAACAGAAATATACGATTATATAAGAGTTTTGTTTGCAAGAGTTGGAAAAGCTTTTTGTCCAAAATGTGAAATACCGTTAGAAAGTTCTACAGTAGACGAGATTGTAGATAATATTTATAAAAATTTTAAAGAAGATGCTAGGTTATACATCTTTGCACCAATAGCAAAAGAAAAAAAGGGTGAATTCAGAAAAGAAATAAGTAACATGAAAATTTCTGGTTTTAAAAGGTTAGAAATTGATGGAGAACTGTTTGATCTTGATGAGGTTGATTCATTAACTAAAACAGTTAGACATACTATAAATCTTTTAGTGGATAGAATAAAGTTGCGAAAGGATAACTTTGAGAGGATATATGAAGCTGTTGAAATTGCATTAAAAGAAGGAGAAGGATTTGTAGAAATTAGAGAAGTGGATAAAGATGAAAAAGTTCTTTCAATTCAAATGTTCTCCGAAAATTTGGCGTGTCCTAAATGTGGATACAGTTTTCCTGAAATAAATCCAAAACTCTTTTCATTTAATAGCCCATATGGTGCATGTCCAGAATGTCATGGATTAGGTTTTAAATTAGAAGTAGAGCCCGACTATATATTTGATATGAATAAATCTCTAGAAGATGGAGCAGCTATGAATATGGGCAAAGATACTTTTATGGTAAATATGATGAAGGAAGTTGTGAGAAGTTATGGAGAAGATCCTTCAAAAAAGTTAAAGGATATGCCACAGAAGATTATAAATGCACTATTATATGGTACAAATAGAGAAATAGATTTCTCATTTTCAAAAAGTAATGGAGAATCATATGAGTTTACAAGGGAATTTGAAGGTATGGTTAATTGGTACGAAAGAAGGTATAGAGAAACAGATTCAAAAGAAATCAAAGATTGGATAGAAAATAATTTTATGATTCAAAAAACATGTCAAACTTGTAAAGGTAAAAGACTAAGAGAAGAAGCGTTAAGCGTTAAACTTAATGGTTACAATATTTATGACATTACTGAAATACCAATAGGAGAATTAAAAGTATTCTTTGAAACTTTGCATTTAAGTGAATTTGAAATGGAAATTGTTAGAGAATTACTTCGTGAAATTAAAAGAAGATTGACTTTCTTGGTTGATGTAGGACTAGATTATTTGACACTTGGTAGAAATGCTACTACTCTATCAGGTGGAGAGTCTCAAAGAGTAAGGCTTGCTACCCAAATAGGCTCAGGTTTAACTGGTGTAACCTATGTACTAGATGAACCAACTATTGGACTTCATCAAAGAGATAATGATAAATTAATAGATACTTTAGAAAAGCTTAGGGATCTAGACAATACAGTAATAGTAGTAGAGCATGATGAAAATGTTATAAGATCTTCAGATTATATAATAGATTTAGGGCCTGGCGCAGGCGCCAATGGTGGCAGAGTAATTTATCAGGGACCTACCAATAAGTTAATTGAAAACCCGGGCAATTCTTTAACTGGAAAATATTTGGCAGGGCAAAAGACAATAGAGATATTAGAAAAAAAGAGGGTAGAAAAGAATCAATCTTTGAAAATTATAGGTGCATCCCATAACAATTTGAAAAATATAGATGTGGAGATACCTTTGGGTAAATTTGTTGTAGTAACTGGAGTTTCTGGTTCTGGTAAATCTTCATTGATTATGGATACATTATATCCTGCTCTTCAGAAAGAATTGTACAATTCTAAAACTAGACCTGGTAAATATCAAAAAATTGAAGGGTTGGAATATATAGATAGCGTAATTTCAATAGATCAGAGCCCAATTGGTAGAACACCTCGAAGTAATCCTGCTACATATACAGGTGTTTTTGATTTTATTAGAGAAGTTTTTGCCCAGACTCCTGAAGCAAAAATAAGGGGATACGACAAAGGAAGATTTAGTTTTAATGTTAAAGGTGGAAGATGTGAAGCATGTAAGGGGCATGGGGTCTTAAAAATTGAGATGCAATTTTTACCAGATGTTTATGTTACATGTGATGTATGTAAAGGTAAAAGGTACAACAAAGAAACTTTGAAGGTTACGTATAAAGGTAAAAATATTTCTGATGTTTTGGATATGACAGTGGATGAAGCTTTGGATTTTTTTAGGAATTTACCTGCGATAAATAACATATTGCAGTTATTGCAGGATGTAGGATTGGGGTATATTAGATTGGGCCAACCTGCGACGACTTTATCAGGTGGAGAAGCCCAACGAATAAAGTTAACTTCTGAATTAAGAAAAAAAGCAACGGGAAATACGATTTATATTCTTGATGAACCTACAACGGGATTGCATTTTGAGGATATTAAAAAGCTGCTTAAAGTTCTCAATTTATTAGTTGAAAAAGGTAATACAGTTATTGTTATTGAGCATGAGTTAGATATTATAAAGAATGCTGATTACATAATAGATTTAGGTCCTGATGGTGGAGAAAATGGCGGTAGGGTTGTTGCTATTGGAACTCCTGAAGATATAGTAGAAAGCGGAACATATACAGGCTATTATCTAAGCAAAGTATTGGAGAAAAACGTTAATAAAGTTGTTAATAAATAA